In Oryza sativa Japonica Group chromosome 3, ASM3414082v1, one DNA window encodes the following:
- the LOC4331676 gene encoding uncharacterized protein, which translates to MDAAAGGGGEPSPAPGVGGRKHLSSIANHVLRQCSLTLDRSVDELVADFELGLKTAAVDNYSRRLVEFCILQALQVVTSVDLGDKIHDGSLSRFTFDMMLAWETPTPSDQQVTMESIAKEREDKKEPLGANEAVMGDETSLFYSDIMPLLVNEEPTVGEDAYVWFGSVFPLACDVINARFTFEALTATTANRLHYPAYDKFLKEMDKSSEFLQKVSTPTGTELAEDEFILHIEGTAGTQRVVRHIGTTSWPGRLTLTNKALYFEASGKISYEPAFKVELTGSEIGKQVKTTSTGPFGAPLFDKGIEFELPEPLVLEFPEMTSSTRRNMWLTLIREVIFLHRFISMYSIDSPIHKWEVHSRIILGVIRLHAAREMLRMSPPPPSSFLVFSLYDELPKGDFVLEQLANNLKETSTITPLSASHVFKGLSKSHRVALSAEIAKEHDKDSNSHEQPLASLENTIGQVRDEAREVTVANVAIEGMKEEGITDSLLVLVGLVSPMSKLFPVIQKIISWEKPLVTISVLAMMVLTIYREWVGFALAASLILAAGFMVWARQRKIGALCSEVIIDTSSDKTTMESLVEAQQSLKRVHEYIKTANVVILRVSSIALARSPKHTETVIWMLTGLALALAVIPFKYVLIGVMAGGFMSNTRIARAMSNPQGSRRWREWWESIPAVPVRAVDGGGL; encoded by the exons atggatgcggcggcgggcggcggcggcgagccttcgccggcgccgggagTGGGCGGCCGGAAGCACCTCTCCTCCATCGCCAACCACGTGCTCCGCCAATGCTCCCT GACATTGGACAGAAGTGTTGATGAATTAGTTGCAGACTTTGAGCTCGGTTTGAAGACTGCTGCGGTGGATAACTATTCAAGAAGACTTGTCGAGTTCTGTATCCTTCAGGCGCTGCAAGTTGTTACATCTGTTGATCTAGGAGACAAGATCCATGATGGATCGCTTAGTCGGTTCACATTTGATATGATGCTGGCTTGGGAGACACCCACTCCTTCAGATCAACAAGTTACCAtg GAGAGCATAGCTAAAGAAAGAGAGGATAAGAAGGAGCCGCTCGGAGCAAATGAAGCTGTCATGGGCGATGAGACCTCACTGTTCTATTCAGATATCATGCCTCTTCTC GTGAATGAAGAACCAACAGTTGGAGAAGATGCATATGTGTGGTTTGGATCTGTATTTCCTTTGGCGTGCGATGTTATCAATGCTCGATTCACCTTTGAAGCCCTGACTGCTACAACCGCTAATAGGCTTCATTATCCTGCTTACGACAAATTCCTGAAAGAAATGGACAA gtCTTCCGAATTCTTGCAGAAGGTGTCAACTCCAACCGGAACTGAACTTGCTGAAGATGAATTCATCTTGCACATCGAGGGAACAGCAGGAACACAAAGGGTGGTGCGGCACATTGGAACCACTAGTTGGCCAG GCAGGCTGACTCTGACAAACAAGGCATTGTATTTTGAGGCTTCTGGGAAAATTTCATACGAACCTGCTTTCAAAGTCGAACTTACAGGCAGTGAAATAGGAAAACAAGTTAAAACTACTTCAACTGGTCCTTTTGGTGCACCATTGTTTGACAAAGGCATCGAATTTGAACT ACCAGAACCTTTGGTTTTGGAGTTTCCTGAGATGACCAGCTCAACAAGGCGCAATATGTGGCTTACCCTGATAAGGGAAGTAATATTCCTTCACCGATTCATATCAATGTACAGCATAGACTCCCCCATTCACAAATGGGAGGTGCATTCGAGAATCATATTGGGGGTGATAAGGCTTCATGCTGCAAGAGAGATGCTAAGGatgtcgccaccgcctccttctAGCTTCCTAGTATTCTCGCTTTACGATGAGCTTCCTAAAGGTGATTTTGTGCTTGAACAACTAGCAAATAATCTGAAAGAGACGTCAACGATAACTCCGCTCAGTGCATCCCATGTGTTCAAGGGTTTGAGCAAGTCGCATCGGGTAGCTTTAAGTGCGGAGATAGCAAAAGAGCATGACAAGGACTCAAATAGCCATGAACAGCCCTTGGCATCACTTGAAAACACTATCGGTCAAGTAAGAGACGAGGCTCGGGAAGTCACCGTCGCTAACGTTGCTATCGAAGGAATGAAGGAGGAAGGTATCACTGATAGCCTTCTTGTACTGGTG GGGTTAGTAAGCCCCATGAGCAAATTGTTTCCAGTGATCCAAAAGATAATCTCATGGGAGAAACCACTTGTGACTATCAGTGTCCTTGCCATGATGGTGTTAACCATATACAG AGAGTGGGTCGGTTTTGCGTTAGCGGCATCCTTGATACTGGCAGCAGGATTCATGGTTTGGGCTAGACAAAGAAAAATCGGTGCACTATGCTCAGAGGTGATCATCGACACTTCATCGGACAAGACGACGATGGAAAGCCTAGTGGAAGCACAGCAAAGCCTGAAAAGAGTGCACGAGTACATCAAGACAGCAAATGTCGTGATCCTCCGAGTATCGTCGATCGCGTTAGCGAGGTCACCAAAG CATACAGAAACGGTGATATGGATGCTGACAGGGTTGGCGCTGGCGCTGGCCGTGATCCCGTTCAAATACGTCCTGATCGGGGTGATGGCCGGCGGCTTCATGTCGAACACGAGGATCGCGAGAGCCATGTCGAACCCGCAGggaagccggcggtggagggagTGGTGGGAGAGCATACCTGCCGTCCCAGTTCGGGCGGTTGACGGGGGTGGTCTGTGa
- the LOC4331677 gene encoding protein RRP6-like 2 translates to MDEFKGPGEKEKEEEAGDKAAAEEAGDGFQVVRGKKKKRPNGGSASGAGSGTMMAKDKAAAAAAAEPWTKAKVSFHDPNIPRPQDVYAIRVNNYNVPFDHVWLERTEDGSRPIHPLEKLPMEQFIDRNVPESEPVKPADLEDTPFTLVEDKNGLADLAKKLKSVNEFAVDLEHNQYRSFQGLTCLMQISTRTEDFVVDTLKLRIYIGLYLKEHFKDPTKRKVMHGADRDIMWLQRDFHIYVCNLFDTGQASRVLQMERNSLEHLLRHFCGVTANKEYQNADWRSRPLSDEMIKYAREDTHYLLYMYDLMRLRLQKESTSDNDLLLEVQKRSNEICLQLYEKELLTDTSYLHIYGLQEHDLDAKQLAVVYALHQWRDYIAREVDESTGYVLPNKALIEIAKKMPTDTAELKRMVKSKYPFVDENLDQVVGIIWNATESSYAFESRAEQLKKERLEQLTDRVQTISSPEMKTSMNLSGQIRSMDKEILSDNIHQQVAQATFQELKRPMALGAVGNSTSGGQRDFFGGFSNKSEKMEKAKSYPAFYYPQLPQYSPEVGYGFQSINRTMAGTAQSPTGNKERDLQNPRRRQSFPPSGNISDTHQ, encoded by the exons ATGGACGAGTTCAAAGGCCcaggggagaaggagaaggaggaggaggccggggacaaggccgcggcggaggaggcgggggaCGGATTCCAGGTGGTGCGCGGTaagaagaagaagcggcccAATGGTGGTTCGGCTTCGGGTGCTGGGTCGGGGACGATGATGGCCAaggacaaggcggcggcggcggcggccgcggagccGTGGACGAAGGCGAAGGTGTCTTTCCACGATCCCAACATTCCGCGGCCGCAGGATGTGTACGCAATCAGAGTGAACAACTACAACGTGCCGTTCGACCATGTCTGGCTAGAGCGCACCGAAGATGGCAGCCGCCCTATCCACCCTCTG GAAAAACTGCCAATGGAGCAGTTTATTGACAGAAATGTTCCTGAAAGTGAACCTGTAAAGCCAGCTGATTTGGAGGATACCCCATTTACGCTAGTTGAAGATAAGAATGGTTTAGCAGACTTAGCTAAAAAGTTGAAGAGTGTAAATGAATTTGCT GTTGACTTGGAGCACAATCAATATAGGTCATTTCAGGGTTTGACCTGCTTGATGCAGATTTCAACAAGAACAGAGGATTTTGTTGTAGACACCCTTAAACTTCGCATATACATTGGTCTCTACTTGAAAGAACATTTTAAAGATCCAACCAAGAGAAAG GTAATGCATGGGGCTGATCGTGATATTATGTGGCTCCAACGGGATTTCCACATATATGTTTGCAATCTTTTTGACACAGGACAG GCTTCAAGGGTTTTACAGATGGAGCGAAACAGCCTAGAGCACCTATTGCGTCACTTTTGTGGAGTCACAGCAAATAAAGA ATATCAAAACGCTGATTGGAGGTCAAGGCCACTTTCTGATGAAATGATAAA GTATGCTAGAGAAGATACACACTATCTGTTGTATATGTATGACTTGATGAGGTTGAGACTGCAAAAGGAGTCGACATCTGACAATGATCTTCTTCTAGAG GTGCAAAAGCGCAGTAATGAAATTTGTTTACAGTTGTATGAAAAGGAACTGCTGACAGATACATCTTATCTCCACATATACGG GTTGCAAGAACATGACCTGGATGCAAAACAGCTGGCTGTTGTATAT GCTCTACATCAATGGAGAGATTATATAGCTCGTGAAGTAGATGAGAGCACTGGTTATGTGTTACCAAATAAGGCTTTAATTGAGATAG CAAAGAAGATGCCTACAGATACTGCAGAGTTAAAAAGAATGGTGAAATCAAAATATCCATTTGTTGATGAAAATCTGGACCAAGTCGTAGGCATCATATGGAATGCAACTGAATCTTCTTATGCCTTTGAAAGCAGAGCTGAACAACTAAAGAAGGAACGTCTGGAGCAG CTAACGGACAGGGTTCAGACTATATCATCACCTGAGATGAAGACATCTATGAACTTATCAGGCCAGATTAGATCAATGGATAAGGAAATACTGAGCGATAACATACATCAGCAG GTGGCACAGGCTACTTTTCAAGAACTGAAGAGACCTATGGCTTTGGGAGCAGTAGGGAATTCAACATCCGGGGGACAGAGAGATTTCTTTGGAGGGTTTTCAAATAAG TCTGAGAAGATGGAGAAGGCTAAATCCTATCCAGCCTTTTACTACCCCCAGCTTCCACAATATAGCCCTGAAGTTGGGTACGGCTTTCAATCAATAAACCGAACTATGGCGGGAACAGCACAGTCTCCTACTGGCAATAAGGAGAGGGATCTCCAGAACCCTAGAAGACGTCAATCTTTCCCACCTTCCGGTAACATAAGTGATACACACCAGTAA
- the LOC9270715 gene encoding phosphoserine aminotransferase 1, chloroplastic yields the protein MAAAAAAATTPNSLLLRRPAAPKPASAAASPLRLPTRAARISCAAVATPAQSSSSPAAAAADRGVYNFAAGPATLPLSVLQRAQAELVDYRGSGMSIMEMSHRGKEFDAAIKKAEADLRALLAVPDTHEVLFLQGGATSQFAAAPLNLCASPSDPADFVVSGSWSDKAFKEAKKFSAASVAWSGKDGKYTSLPPFDAIEQNPEARFLHICSNETIHGVEFKDYPEPKNKSGILVADMSSNFCSKPVDVSRFGLIYAGAQKNVGPSGVTIAIVRKDLVGSAQPITPVMLDYKTHADNASLYNTPPCFAIYICGLVFEDLLAQGGLAEVEKKNAHKAGILYDAIDASGGYYICPVEKSVRSLMNVPFTLAKGGDFEKQFIAEAAKEGMVQLKGHRSVGGVRASIYNAMPLAGVEKLVAFMKDFQARNP from the coding sequence atggccgccgccgccgccgccgccaccacccccaactccctcctcctccgccgcccggcgGCACCCAAGCCGGCCtccgcggcggcctcgccgctCCGTCTCCCCACGCGGGCAGCCAGGATCTCCTGCGCGGCCGTGGCCACGCCCGCgcagtcctcctcctcccccgccgccgccgccgccgaccgcgggGTCTACAACTTCGCCGCGGGCCCGGCCACGCTGCCGCTCTCCGTGCTCCAGAGGGCGCAGGCGGAGCTCGTCGACTACCGCGGCTCCGGCATGAGCATCATGGAGATGAGCCACCGCGGGAAGGAGTTCGACGCCGCGATCAAGAAGGCGGAGGCCGACCTCCGCGCGCTCCTCGCCGTGCCCGACACCCACGAGGTGCTCTTCCTCCAGGGCGGCGCCACCTCCCagttcgccgccgcgccgctcaacCTCTGCGCCTCCCCCTCCGACCCCGCCGACTTCGTCGTCTCCGGGTCGTGGAGCGACAAGGCGTTCAAGGAGGCCAAGAAGTTCTCCGCCGCGTCCGTCGCCTGGTCCGGCAAGGACGGCAAGTACACCTCCCTCCCGCCCTTCGACGCCATCGAGCAGAACCCCGAGGCAAGGTTCCTCCACATCTGCTCCAACGAGACCATCCATGGCGTCGAGTTCAAGGACTACCCGGAGCCCAAGAACAAGTCGGGCATCCTCGTCGCCGACATGTCCTCCAACTTCTGCTCCAAGCCCGTCGACGTCTCCCGCTTCGGCCTCATCTACGCCGGCGCGCAGAAGAACGTCGGCCCCTCCGGCGTCACCATCGCCATCGTCCGCAAGGACCTCGTCGGCAGCGCGCAGCCCATCACCCCGGTGATGCTCGACTACAAGACGCACGCGGACAACGCCTCCCTGTACAACACCCCGCCGTGCTTCGCCATCTACATCTGCGGCCTCGTGTTCGAGGACCTGCTCGCGcagggcggcctcgccgaggTCGAGAAGAAGAACGCCCACAAGGCCGGCATCCTCTACGACGCCATTGATGCCAGCGGCGGATACTACATCTGCCCCGTGGAGAAATCCGTGCGATCGCTGATGAATGTGCCGTTCACCCTCGCCAAGGGTGGGGATTTTGAGAAGCAGTTCATCGCCGAGGCGGCCAAGGAGGGAATGGTGCAGCTCAAGGGGCACAGGTCGGTCGGCGGCGTGCGCGCCTCCATCTACAACGCCATGCCGCTCGCCGGTGTGGAGAAGCTCGTCGCGTTCATGAAGGATTTCCAAGCCAGGAACCCTTAA
- the LOC4331680 gene encoding dEAD-box ATP-dependent RNA helicase 38 gives MADGGKPPTPEKKSWADVEEEEEAKAKAAAAAEAASSSSSNEPAVDAQAKQIEALSLSVPEEHGGSGGGGDDQGPPLLDDSDESQIQAVTSGGTVYESAAAFEDLKLTPELLKGLHDEMGFSRPSKIQAVTLPMILTPPYKDLIAQAHNGSGKTTCFVLGMLSRVDPNRKVTQAICICPTRELAQQNKSVLMRMGKFTGITCACAIPPAQKDYVPIAKMPKITDQVVIGTSGTLMKWINHKKILTNDIKILVFDEADHMLAEDGFRSDSERIMRDIQRSAGGCQVLLFSATFNERVKDFVTRVIKDGNQIFVKKEELTLEKVKQYKVQVPDERAKIAVIKDKIFEFGQKVGQVIIFVRTKQSTKDVHNALTLEDYVCSSIQGSLDQSEREKIIQEFKNGYTKVLISTDVLARGFDQAQVNLVINYDMPIKFGTRDEPDYEVYLHRIGRAGRFGRKGAVFNLLCGETDNTVMRKIETYFQHNVPEVRNWQSEEDFERALKDAGLVE, from the exons atggccgacGGCGGGAAGCCCCCGACGCCGGAGAAGAAGTCGTGGGCCGacgtagaggaggaggaggaggccaaggcgaaggcggccgcggcggcggaggcggcctccTCGTCTTCGTCGAACGAGCCGGCGGTGGACGCGCAGGCGAAGCAGATTGAGGCGCTGTCTCTCTCCGTGCCGGAGGAgcatggcggcagcggcggcggcggggacgaccaGGGCCCGCCTCTCCTCGACGACTCGGATGAGTCCCAAATCCAAGCC GTGACCTCGGGCGGCACGGTGtacgagtcggcggcggccttcGAGGATCTGAAGCTGACGCCGGAGCTGCTCAAGGGGCTCCACGACGAGATGGGGTTCAGCCGGCCGAGTAAGATCCAGGCGGTGACCCTCCCCATGATCCTCACGCCGCCATACAAGGACCTGATCGCGCAGGCGCACAACGGCTCCGGGAAGACCACCTGCTTCGTCCTCGGCATGCTCAGCCGCGTCGACCCTAACCGGAAGGTCACGCAGGCCATCTGCATCTGCCCCACCAGGGAGCTTGCCCAGCAG AATAAATCGGTGCTTATGAGAATGGGGAAGTTTACTGGCATTACCTGTGCATGTGCGATCCCACCGGCTCAGAAAGATTATGTGCCGATCGCTAAAATGCCAAAGATTACTGACCAGGTGGTGATCGGCACTTCTGGGACACTTATGAAGTGGATTAATCATAAGAAGATCTTGACAAATGATATCAagatacttgtgtttgatgaGGCAGACCATATGCTTGCCGAG GATGGCTTCAGGAGTGATTCTGAAAGGATTATGAGGGATATACAAAGAAGCGCTGGTGGCTGTCAG GTGCTTCTCTTTTCTGCGACATTCAATGAGAGAGTTAAAGATTTTGTTACAAGGGTCATTAAGGATGGGAATCAAATATTTGTGAAGAAGGAAGAGCTTACTTTGGAAAAAGTCAAGCAATATAAAGTTCAAGTCCCTGATGAAAGGGCAAAAATAGCAGTCATAAAGGACAAGATTTTTGAGTTTGGACAAAAAGTTGGACAGGTTATCATTTTTGTTAGAACAAAGCAAAGTACTAAGGATGTCCACAATGCTTTGACATTAGAGGACTATGTATGCTCCTCGATTCAAGGATCCCTTGACCAATCAGAGAGGGAAAAGATAATACAGGAATTCAAAAATGGGTACACCAAGGTTCTTATATCAACTGATGTTCTTGCTCGAGGTTTCGACCAAGCACAG GTTAACCTCGTCATCAATTATGACATGCCAATCAAGTTTGGCACAAGAGATGAACCTGATTATGAAGTGTACCTGCACAGAATTGGCAGAGCTGGTCGCTTTGGCCGAAAAG